From the Lathyrus oleraceus cultivar Zhongwan6 chromosome 4, CAAS_Psat_ZW6_1.0, whole genome shotgun sequence genome, one window contains:
- the LOC127073518 gene encoding calmodulin-like protein 7: MVLATLLLAVLFIAGVINIFFYIPTNKIRTFLQILFPNNNNNINKGCKTTKIEKDANYGKEEEELKKVFSTFDKNGDGFITKQELRESLRIFMNEKEIDDILVKFDSNKDGFIDFDEFCLLTRECMRGGEEKEKEKEGVNSNEGELEELEGNLKEAFDVFDKDNDGLISEEELGLVLNMLGLREGKKIEECKEMIRKVDMDGDGMVNFNEFKIMMKKGGAKLVFDA, from the coding sequence ATGGTTCTTGCTACACTTTTGCTAGCGGTTCTGTTCATTGCAGGTGTCATAAATATATTCTTTTACATACCCACCAACAAAATCCGTACTTTCCTTCAAATATTGtttcccaacaacaacaacaacattaacaaaGGTTGCAAAACGACCAAGATTGAGAAGGATGCTAATTATGGGAAGGAAGAAGAAGAACTCAAAAAGGTGTTTTCAACTTTTGACAAGAATGGTGATGGATTCATAACAAAGCAAGAGTTGAGGGAATCACTAAGGATCTTCATGAACGAGAAAGAGATTGATGATATTCTTGTGAAATTTGACTCAAACAAAGATGGGTTCATTGATTTTGATGAGTTTTGTTTGTTAACTAGAGAGTGTATGAGAGGGGGTGaggaaaaggaaaaagagaaaGAGGGTGTAAATAGTAATGAAGGAGAATTGGAAGAATTAGAGGGTAACTTGAAGGAGGCTTTTGATGTATTTGATAAAGATAATGATGGTTTAATTTCAGAGGAGGAGTTAGGTTTGGTTCTTAATATGTTGGGATTAAGGGAAGGGAAGAAGATTGAAGAGTGTAAAGAGATGATTAGGAAAGTTGATATGGATGGAGATGGTATGGTTAATTTCAATGAGTTCAAGATAATGATGAAGAAGGGAGGAGCAAAACTTGTATTTGATGCATAA